In Hymenobacter volaticus, the genomic window TGGAGCAGAATAGTGGTGAGGGCCGCCAATCCCACTACTTCGCCCCGGAACTGACCGTGCGACGCCGCCAGGAAACCACCCGTGAGAATACTAGCTAATGCCAAAGGCAGTGTACGCGGCCGAAAAGCTGAAATCCAAGCCTTAGCAGGACTGATTGAGGCGACAGGGGAAGAGGGGTTGGAGGAAGTCATAACGATATAAAAAGCGTCATCCTCACGCGTGGTCTTTGATAGGACATCTGCCAGATCAAAAGCCACGCTTGAGGATGCAAAGGTACTGCGTAAAGCGGCGGTTTACTTCAAAATAGCCGCTACCAATTCTTCGCTCAGCGGCTTCACTTTAGATGGGTAAAAGCCGACTACATGGCCCTGCTCGTCAACCAAATATTTGCAGAAATTCCAGCTTGGTGCGTCGCTCACGGCGCCGTTCTTTGCTTTATCCGACAGAAACTTGTAGAGGGGTGCCGTGTCGTCGCCTTTCACTGATATTTTCGAGAAGAGCGGGAAGGTTACGCCGTAGTTTTTCTCGCAGAAGCTGGAAATTTGCTCGTTGGTGCCGGGCTCCTGCCCACCGAAATTGTTGGCCGGAAAGCCGAGTACGGTCACTTTGTCGCCGTGCTTTTTATAGAGTTCTTCCAGCTCTTTGTACTGGGGCGTGTAGCCGCATTCCGAGGCGGTGTTCACGATGAGCAGCTTCTTGCCTTTGTATTGGCTGAGCTTCACGTCTTTGCCATCAATGGCCTTAACGGTGAAATCGTACACGGTAGCCGGAGCAGTGGTTTCGGTCATGGCGGGGACGCTAGCAGAGGGGTTGGAAACAGTAAAAGAAAGGCCGCAAGCGGCCAGTACTCCTAGTAGAAAAAGGCTTTTCATATCACAGAAGTTGCAGATTATTTATTGGTGGCCCTGGCTGAAATTCAAATCAGTACCTCGTTAGCTAAACAAATAAACCGGGATTTTAGCACTAAACAGCTGGAGAAGGCCCAAGTTTTTGCCGCCAGCCCCGCCGGGCTTTGCCATAGCTTTAGTTGTCTGAAAAGATGATCAGGTCGTGCTTGGGCTCAACCACTTCGGGACTTCTACGGGCACATAGGCCAGCATCTGGTCGATGATGCCATTGGGAGTAGGGTCGTTGAGAAGTTGCTGGCGATTTTCGGCGCGGAGCAGGCCTTCTTGCACCATGTGGTTGAGGGCGCGGAGCAGGTGGTCGTAGTAGCCTTCCACGTTGAGCAACCCGATGGCCTTACGGTGCAAGCCGAGTTGGCCCCAAGTCAGAACCTCGAATAGCTCTTCCAACGTGCCGTAACCGCCGGGCATGGCCACAAACCCTTCCGCCAAGTCAGCCATCAGTAGTTTACGCTCGTGCATGGTCTTCACGATGTGTAGCTCGGTCAGACCATTGTGGGCTAATTCCTTGTTGGCCAGGAAATCGGGGATGACGCCAATGGCTTTGCCGCCGTGCTGCATGACGCTGTCGGCCACTGTGCCCATCAGCCCCACGCGGCCGCCGCCGTACACCAGCGTCATGTTCCGCTCAACCAATAAGCGGCCCATTTCATGCGCTTGTTGGGTGTAGATTTCGTTGGTTCCGGCGCTGGAACCGCAATAAACAGCTACGCTTTTCATGGGAAACAATCTTTCGGGGGCCGCAGTATACAGTTGGGCCTCCTATTTAGGAATGGGAGATTTATTGAAGCGACAAGCCCTCACCGATTATGCAATTGGCAAGGGCTTGTGTTAAGAACATTCGGCAAGAGCAGAAGAATGGCTCTACCCCAAATGCTACATCCGCTCTGGAACTTGGATGCCTAGCAGCCCCATGCTACTCTTGATGGCGCGGGCCGTTTGGGCAGAAAGCGCAACGCGGAAAGCTTTCTTCGCCGCATCAGGCTCAATGAAGATGGGCACTTCCGTGTAGAAGCGGTTGTAGGCCTTAGCCACATCATACGCATACTGCGCTACCAAAGCCGGCGACTGCGCACGGGCAGCTTCCGCCACCACGGCAGCATAGCGGCCTAGCTCCTGAATCATTTCCCGCTCGGTGTCGTGTATCTCCGTGAGGCTGGTCAAGGGGGCATCCACCCCTACGCCTTGCTCGGCAGCTTTGCGCAGAATGCTGGAAATACGGGCGTGGCTGTACTGAATAAAGGGGCCAGTGTGGCCTTCCAAGCTCACCGATTCTTCGGGGTTGAAGAGCATCCGCTTCTTGGGGTCCACTTTCAGCAGGTAATACTTGAGTGCCCCCAAGCCGAGCATGTGGAATAGTTGCGCGGCTTCTTCTTCTGATAGGCCTTCAATCTTGCCTTTTTCCAGTGTGGCTTGCTTGGCAGCTTCCACCACTTCGCGCACCAGCTCGTCGGCGTCTACTACGGTACCTTCCCGGCTTTTCATCTTGCCCGACGGCAAATCTACCATGCCGTAGCTGAGGTGATAAATAGCATCGGCGTAGGGTTTGCCGAGCTTGGCCAACACCGCCTTTAGCACCTGCATGTGGTAGTTCTGCTCGTCGGCTATGACGTAGACCGACAGGTCGTAGTGGAAATCCTGGTACTTCAGCTCGGCTGTGCCTAGATCTTGGGTGATGTAGACGGAAGTGCCGTCGGCGCGGAGCAGCAGCTTCTCGTCGAGGCCTTCGGCTTGCAAGTCCACCCACACCGAACCGTCTTCTTTCTTAAAGAACACACCTTTTTGCAAGCCTTCCTCCACCCGCTCCTTGCCAAGCAAATAGGTCTGCGACTCGTAGTAGAACTTGTCGAAATTGACGCCAATGTTCTTGTAGGTTTCGTCGAAGCCTTCGTACACCCACCCGTTCATCTGCTTCCACAGGCCTACCACTTCTTCGTCGTTGGCTTCCCACTTCAGCAGCATGTCTTGCGCCTCCAGCATCAGCGGAGCCTTCCGCTTGGCTATGTCGGTGGCTACGCCCTCCGCTTCCAGTTGCTTTATTTGCTCCCGGTAATGCTTCTCGAACAGCACGTAGTACTTGCCTGCAAGGTGGTCGCCCTTGATACCGGCACTCTGCGGCGTTTCACCTTGGCCATACTGTTGGTAAGCCAGCATCGACTTACAGATGTGAATACCCCGGTCGTTGACCAAATTGGCTTTGGTGACCGTCGCGCCGGTAGCTTTCAGTATCTCGGCCACCGAGTAACCGAGGAAGTTGTTGCGCAGGTGGCCTAGGTGTAGCGGCTTGTTGGTGTTGGGCGACGAATACTCCACCACCACATTCTGCGGACCGCCAGTAGCTACGGGTGCGCCATCAGGCAATTGCCGCAACTGCTCGAATACAGTCAGCCACTGCGCATCGGCAATTTCCAGGTTCAGAAAGCCTTTCACTACGTTGAAGCCCTTGACAGCCGGCTCGTTGGCCACCAGCCACTCCCCTACCGCCTGCCCGATTTGCTCGGGGCCTTTGCCTAGGGATTTGGTGAACGGAAACGTAACCAGCGTGAATGAGCCGGCAAAGTCTTTGCGCGTCGGCTGCAATACGAGTTGGGCGGTGGGCACCTCAGTGCCAAATACATTTTGAAAAGCCACGCCGAGCGCAGTTTTGAGGGTCTGTTCGAGTTGTTGCACGGAAAAGCGGAACGCTGAAAAGAAGCTAAAACAGCTTCGGGAAGATGAATTTCAGGAGACGAAAAGGCGGGTGATGCGTAAGCTGCATCTTGCGCCGATGGCTAGCAAGGCCCTATATAGCCTAGGTGTCTGGCGGAGCAAGCGTGGCTTACGCTACAGTCGTCGTTGATTTCGGTTCCGGAAAATCTGCTTCATAAGAAAGGAACGGGCAGCCGCGCCGGGCTTCCACTGCTGCAAAGGTAAAAACCCCAGCCGGATGCAGACGGAAAAAATAGCACAAGCTGATATCTGCTTTTCTGCTACTAAATTCTATTAATGCTTTCTGAAGAGGGTAGTAAAGTCAAACAGGATCTTTGTCATTACCACAAGAACGTCAGGCTGAGCGGAGCCGAAGCATCTCGCTCGCATCGTTGAACTAGTTTGGCAACATCAGCACGCGAGATGCTTCGACAAGCTCAGCATGACGTTCTGATTGTTGAATGCCAACTTGCGTGGATATCTATTTTAGGAGGCATAGCAGGCAATTGCGGGAACTAAAGCTATTACCTGCTCACCACTTCATCCATGCGCAGGCGGCGCTCAATAGCATCGGTAGCTTTTTCCAGGATGTTGAAAGCGTTGTTCGCCATGGTGTTTTCGTTGTCGAGAGTGGGGTTGATTTCGCCCATCTCGAAACACACTACCCGCTCGTTTTCCAGCAGGTCTTGGCACAGGTTTTCACCTTCCGACAAGTACAAGCCGTCGGCTACGGGCGTACCAGTGCCCCGGCTGAAACTTGCGTCGAGGCTATCTACATCAAAGGAAATGTACACCATGTCGCAGAAACGCAGGTGCTCATAGATTTCGCGGGTAAGTTGGCGGGAACCTTTCTGCTGAATTTCGGGCAGGCGAATCCAGCGGATACCCAGGCGCTCAATCAGCGCTTCTTCTTCAGGCTCGGTGTCGCGGACGGCCACATACACCAAGTGTTCGGGGCGCAGGCGCGGGCCGGGCACGCTCAGGTTTTTGAGGCGCTGCCAGAAGAATTCAGTTTCCTGGTCGGGCTGTTGGCGCTGGCATTCGCGGTTGTCTTCGGCCAAGGACGCGGCCAGTGGCATGCCGTGCACATTGCCCGAGGGCGTGGTATAGGGCGAGTGGATGTCGGCGTGGGCATCAATCCAGATAACGCCTAGCGTTTTGTTCGGATAGGCGGCCTTGATGCCGGCAATGGTGGCGTTGGCGCTGCTGTGGTCGGCGGACAGCACCAGCGGAAACTCTCCGAAGCGTAGCGTCTGCTCGACGGCGCTGGCCACGGCCCGCTGCACGGTGTAAATCGAGTCGATGTGGCGGGCGTACGGAAAGAGGTTGGGCTCAAAGAGCACATGGTTTAGGTCGGGTACGACAACCGAATTAAACCGGCGGAAGTAGTCGCACCCTTTGTTGAGGCAAGCCACCTTCAGGGCATCAACGCCCATACTAGCGCCTCGGGTACCGGCTCCGAGTTCGGACCGAACTTCCAAAAGCTTGATGCGTCGCATATTACATAGCAGAAAAAAAGTTAGAGTGGTTTATATGCTGGCCGATTGACGACGGGACACAGCCCGGTCAGGCTTGGCGACGACGGACCTTCCGCCGGGACCAACGAACATAGCACAACCAAAACCCCATGGGAGGGGTATCTTTGCGGGTCGCAAGTTCGACAAAAGCCGTCGAGTTTAGAAATTCAACCTCAGCGGCCGTTTCCTCCAACCTCATCGGTTCACCTGCCCTCGCGAATGATCTTATTATTATCCGCCGAACAAGTCCTAGCAACGGCGTGTTCACGCGTGAGAAAGCTCCTTCGTTGACTGTTCAGGATAACAGTTACCCTTATAAAAGCCTCCCCTAAAACCCTTCAATGGATACCTATCACGACCTGATTTCCCAAACTTTCGACTTTCCGAGCCAGGAGTTTAGCGTAGAGCAGAACGAACTACGCTTTCACGACATCGATCTGATGGCTCTGGTAGAAAAGCACGGTACGCCGCTGCGCATCGCCTACCTCCCCCGCATAAGTTCCCAAATTCAGCGCGCCAAGCAGTGGTTCAAAGAAGGAATCGAGCAGACTGGCTACCAGGGGCGCTACTCTTACGCCTACTGCACCAAGGCGTCGCACTTTTCATTTGTGGTAGAAGAAGCCCTCAAAAACGACGTGCACATCGAAACCTCGTCGTGGTTTGATATTAGCATCATTCGGGCCATGCACGCCAAAGGCAAGGTCTCCAAAGACACGTTTATCATCTGTAACGGCTTCAAGCCCGAAGAATACAAGCAAGAAATTACCGACCTCATCAACGACGGGTTCGTGAACTGCATGCCCATCCTGGATTCGCCGAACGAGGTGCAGTACTACCACGACCACGTGCGGGAGAAGTGCAACCTCGGCATGCGTCTGGCCTCCGACGAAGAGCCGCGCTTCCAGTTCTATACGTCGCGCCTCGGCATCCGCTACGCCGATGCCATTCCGTTGTACCAGCAGCGCATCAAGGACGACCCGCGCTTCGAGCTGAAGATGCTGCACTACTTCATCAACACCGGCATCAAGGACACGTCGTACTACTGGTCGGAGTTGAGCCGCTTCGTGCACAAGTACTGCGAACTGCGCAAGGTCTGCGACACGCTGACCACCATCGACATTGGGGGCGGCCTGCCCATCCAGACCTCGATTCAGCCCGAGTACGACTACCCCTATATGATTGCCGAGGTGCTGCGCACCATCAAGCGCATCTGCGGGGAAGAAGGCGTGCCGGAGCCAGACGTTTTCACGGAGTTTGGCATCTTCACGGTAGGCGAATCGGGCGCTACTATTTACTCTATTCTGGACGAGAAACTTCAGAACGACAAAGAGTTGTGGTACATGATTGACGGCTCGTTCATCACCAACCTCCCCGACACGTGGGCTCTGAACCAGCGCTTCATTATGCTGGCTCTCAATGGCTGGAACAAGCAGTACAAAAGGTGCCAGTTGGGTGGTCTGACCTGCGATTCACAGGATTATTATAATGCTGAGAAGCACATATATCAGGTTTTCTTGCCCGAGCGCAAACCCGCCGACGAGCAGCCCTTGTATGTTGGTTTCTTCCATACCGGTGCTTATCAGGAAAGCTTGAGCGGCTACGGCGGCATCAAACATTGCCTAATCCCGGCTCCTAAG contains:
- a CDS encoding glutathione peroxidase, whose protein sequence is MKSLFLLGVLAACGLSFTVSNPSASVPAMTETTAPATVYDFTVKAIDGKDVKLSQYKGKKLLIVNTASECGYTPQYKELEELYKKHGDKVTVLGFPANNFGGQEPGTNEQISSFCEKNYGVTFPLFSKISVKGDDTAPLYKFLSDKAKNGAVSDAPSWNFCKYLVDEQGHVVGFYPSKVKPLSEELVAAILK
- the argS gene encoding arginine--tRNA ligase; this translates as MQQLEQTLKTALGVAFQNVFGTEVPTAQLVLQPTRKDFAGSFTLVTFPFTKSLGKGPEQIGQAVGEWLVANEPAVKGFNVVKGFLNLEIADAQWLTVFEQLRQLPDGAPVATGGPQNVVVEYSSPNTNKPLHLGHLRNNFLGYSVAEILKATGATVTKANLVNDRGIHICKSMLAYQQYGQGETPQSAGIKGDHLAGKYYVLFEKHYREQIKQLEAEGVATDIAKRKAPLMLEAQDMLLKWEANDEEVVGLWKQMNGWVYEGFDETYKNIGVNFDKFYYESQTYLLGKERVEEGLQKGVFFKKEDGSVWVDLQAEGLDEKLLLRADGTSVYITQDLGTAELKYQDFHYDLSVYVIADEQNYHMQVLKAVLAKLGKPYADAIYHLSYGMVDLPSGKMKSREGTVVDADELVREVVEAAKQATLEKGKIEGLSEEEAAQLFHMLGLGALKYYLLKVDPKKRMLFNPEESVSLEGHTGPFIQYSHARISSILRKAAEQGVGVDAPLTSLTEIHDTEREMIQELGRYAAVVAEAARAQSPALVAQYAYDVAKAYNRFYTEVPIFIEPDAAKKAFRVALSAQTARAIKSSMGLLGIQVPERM
- a CDS encoding TIGR00730 family Rossman fold protein, which produces MKSVAVYCGSSAGTNEIYTQQAHEMGRLLVERNMTLVYGGGRVGLMGTVADSVMQHGGKAIGVIPDFLANKELAHNGLTELHIVKTMHERKLLMADLAEGFVAMPGGYGTLEELFEVLTWGQLGLHRKAIGLLNVEGYYDHLLRALNHMVQEGLLRAENRQQLLNDPTPNGIIDQMLAYVPVEVPKWLSPSTT
- a CDS encoding arginase — protein: MRRIKLLEVRSELGAGTRGASMGVDALKVACLNKGCDYFRRFNSVVVPDLNHVLFEPNLFPYARHIDSIYTVQRAVASAVEQTLRFGEFPLVLSADHSSANATIAGIKAAYPNKTLGVIWIDAHADIHSPYTTPSGNVHGMPLAASLAEDNRECQRQQPDQETEFFWQRLKNLSVPGPRLRPEHLVYVAVRDTEPEEEALIERLGIRWIRLPEIQQKGSRQLTREIYEHLRFCDMVYISFDVDSLDASFSRGTGTPVADGLYLSEGENLCQDLLENERVVCFEMGEINPTLDNENTMANNAFNILEKATDAIERRLRMDEVVSR
- a CDS encoding arginine decarboxylase, translating into MDTYHDLISQTFDFPSQEFSVEQNELRFHDIDLMALVEKHGTPLRIAYLPRISSQIQRAKQWFKEGIEQTGYQGRYSYAYCTKASHFSFVVEEALKNDVHIETSSWFDISIIRAMHAKGKVSKDTFIICNGFKPEEYKQEITDLINDGFVNCMPILDSPNEVQYYHDHVREKCNLGMRLASDEEPRFQFYTSRLGIRYADAIPLYQQRIKDDPRFELKMLHYFINTGIKDTSYYWSELSRFVHKYCELRKVCDTLTTIDIGGGLPIQTSIQPEYDYPYMIAEVLRTIKRICGEEGVPEPDVFTEFGIFTVGESGATIYSILDEKLQNDKELWYMIDGSFITNLPDTWALNQRFIMLALNGWNKQYKRCQLGGLTCDSQDYYNAEKHIYQVFLPERKPADEQPLYVGFFHTGAYQESLSGYGGIKHCLIPAPKLVILDRDEDGTLTDRVFAEKQDSASMMRILGYQ